GTGATGGAAGCGGTCATTCCATGCTCATTCTTCAGGGTATATAACTGAACGGGTGTTCCTTCTGGGGTATTACCGAATGGTTTTTTCTCTATCTGCATACATCAGTTTTTAACGGCGCATTTCTTTCACCGAAAGGTAAAGGTAAGAATACAAAATCTTCGCTTTTGTTGGCGCTGTTTTTATCCTGTTTCCCTGGAGAAAGGGCATAATCAGGTGGGGTTGCTGTCCAGGTCCTTGATTTCCTTTTTGTAGGCCGGAGGCAGGATGATAGACTTGAGGAACCAGTCCAGCTTAAGGGTGCGGGTGACTTTGTAGGCCTGCAGCAGCGGGGTGATGAGCGAGATTTTACGGAAACCCAGCAGGTCTTTCACGCGGTCTGGCACCACCATTACCTGGGCTTCCAGAAGCAGGCGGTACCGCACCAGGCCCAAATGTTTCTGGTACTGCTTGAACAGGTCATGGGTGTAGTGGCTGGGGGCCAGGTCCTGCTGTAAATGCTCTTCGCGCATCTGTACCCAGGCCAGGTAGGAGGTAGGCAAACCGGTCAGACCCATTCTGAGGCCCACCCGGTTAAATACCTCAAACACCTCTTCTTTCTCCGGCAATGACAGCTTCCGCTCCAGCACTTCATAAGCCCTGATGGAGTAGTCAATGAGCATGAACAAGACATCGCGGTACGCCCAATCTGGAATAGAGGCCCCGCGCTTGTTCTCAACGGCCGCATGGATGTGGGCCATTTTGTCTATGGTGCGGTGGGCGCCTTCCAGCGAGGAGAAAACGATCTGCCGGGCATAGGCTACCGTGGAGAAAAGCCGGCCCAGCGGGTCTGCCGGAAGGCGGCCGGTAAAGTAGAGCCAGTCCACGGCTTTGTTAAGCGCAAATTCGGCGGCCGAGCCGGCAAAAATAAACAGGATGGTATCCCCTTTGCCCCAGATTTCGCGCACTATTGATCCTTCCTTTACAAAGAAATCCATGGCCTGTGTGGAGTTAAGGTGTGAAAGGTGGTAGCGGTGTTTTCCCGCAAGAAAAAGCAAGACGCGGCCAGGAAAGCAAAGGCAATTGCCGAAACCTGTTTTACGCCTGTTTTGCTGAAAACACCCTTAAAACGCAAGGTAAAATAAGAAGCCAGCTCAGGTGCTACAGACCTACCCATTCCCTGGCGGCGTCACGGTGGTGGTGCTCAAAATACTTCACCTGGGCGGTGGTAAAGGGTTTCATAAGCGTGGTCAGGGCCTTCTCCCAGGCCCGGTCTCCTACAATGGCAATTTTCAAAAAGCTGTTCAGGTGTTTGAGGTCAAACTTGAGGTCTTCCCAAAGGCCACCCGCCAGCCAATGGTCCAGGCCGGTCATTTCCCAGTACAGGTTCAGTTTGCCATGTTGGGCTATTTTCTCATCCAGTAAAGGTACCATTACCTCATATTCCGGTTTGCCTAAGGTGCCCGTTACCCGCACGGCAAATACCATGGGGTTATCGGTTGTAATTATCTCTACC
This Rufibacter radiotolerans DNA region includes the following protein-coding sequences:
- a CDS encoding oxygenase MpaB family protein; amino-acid sequence: MDFFVKEGSIVREIWGKGDTILFIFAGSAAEFALNKAVDWLYFTGRLPADPLGRLFSTVAYARQIVFSSLEGAHRTIDKMAHIHAAVENKRGASIPDWAYRDVLFMLIDYSIRAYEVLERKLSLPEKEEVFEVFNRVGLRMGLTGLPTSYLAWVQMREEHLQQDLAPSHYTHDLFKQYQKHLGLVRYRLLLEAQVMVVPDRVKDLLGFRKISLITPLLQAYKVTRTLKLDWFLKSIILPPAYKKEIKDLDSNPT
- a CDS encoding SpoIIAA family protein, whose product is MVEIITTDNPMVFAVRVTGTLGKPEYEVMVPLLDEKIAQHGKLNLYWEMTGLDHWLAGGLWEDLKFDLKHLNSFLKIAIVGDRAWEKALTTLMKPFTTAQVKYFEHHHRDAAREWVGL